One genomic segment of Candidatus Binatia bacterium includes these proteins:
- a CDS encoding PAS domain S-box protein, with protein MFTMPDSPAARVPLRVLLVEDSEADAELLLEELRRGGYEPTWERVDTAATLVAALQRQTWEVITCDWVMPQFSAPVAFQLLKDHGVDVPIIIVSGEVGEEFAVTAMKAGARDFVSKRKLMRLCPAIERELQEAQMRLARKQAEEALRESEEHFRSVVENASDMIVILDREGIMRYTNPAHDRVLGYQSEDLVGMSAFALIHPDDLPAASEVFAQGFRNPGTTFTAELRDRHKDGSWRFFESAGKLPSDCWRSEGTRSPWPTTAARHWPFSKRKSSTSY; from the coding sequence ATGTTCACCATGCCTGATTCCCCCGCTGCGCGCGTCCCGCTACGAGTCCTCCTCGTGGAGGATTCCGAAGCCGATGCCGAACTGCTGCTCGAAGAGCTACGGCGCGGCGGCTATGAGCCCACGTGGGAGCGCGTCGATACGGCGGCCACGCTGGTAGCCGCACTCCAGCGTCAGACGTGGGAGGTGATTACCTGCGACTGGGTCATGCCGCAGTTCAGCGCCCCGGTGGCGTTCCAGCTCCTCAAGGACCACGGCGTCGACGTCCCCATCATCATCGTCTCCGGCGAGGTCGGAGAAGAATTCGCGGTGACCGCGATGAAAGCGGGCGCGCGCGATTTCGTCAGCAAGCGTAAGCTCATGCGCCTGTGCCCGGCCATTGAACGGGAGTTGCAGGAAGCTCAGATGCGGCTGGCACGCAAACAGGCCGAAGAGGCGCTCCGTGAGAGCGAGGAACACTTTCGCTCCGTCGTGGAGAATGCGTCGGACATGATCGTTATCCTCGACCGGGAAGGAATCATGCGCTACACGAACCCCGCCCACGATCGTGTGCTCGGGTATCAGTCCGAAGATCTGGTTGGCATGAGCGCTTTCGCGCTCATCCATCCCGACGATCTCCCGGCGGCGAGCGAGGTGTTTGCGCAAGGGTTCCGCAATCCTGGCACCACGTTCACCGCCGAATTGCGCGATCGGCATAAAGACGGTTCCTGGCGGTTTTTCGAGTCGGCCGGCAAACTGCCGAGCGACTGCTGGAGAAGCGAGGGCACACGGTCACCGTGGCCAACAACGGCCGCGAGGCATTGGCCATTCTCGAAGAGGAAGAGTTCGACCTCGTACTGA
- a CDS encoding NAD(P)/FAD-dependent oxidoreductase, with protein MADASYDVIVVGAGFGGSACAGLLAKRGLRVLLVEKNARAGGKAMSISKNGFTYTAWVVIGAPVFGNLYEAVAKELGVEDLMKLVAPGHAASIYRTPSGKYATLPHMDPGQMDPNVVFDWLEIKQEDRDAALNFFAQLTMMPLDEINKLHDISFQEWLGRQNIPRSLYAFLISNCCDGMFMVPVDLLEAAEAIKSLQDMFLRHGGMFCLGGFGHVAEAYCEAVRRHGGTVLMKAKTEKIVVEGGKVTGVVTNQGTFKAPIVISNAGLQPTVLKLVGEEHFGQDYLKRTKSLVPSWALLGYRYFLRKKVTDAPYGVVFSGTSPWSLERLNQAHKGQASREGVVYFEVPSNYDPTAAPAGKQILLTGSFCPPSPQMTSEEIAAWAKAGEEIIFKALPGLEGAIEDKELYTPKDVSNLTRESALPGHGGETIGLGQVVGQCGPHKPSIEAPVRGLFFVGCDAGGTGVGTQQAIESGMNVADAVLRHHQASKAAA; from the coding sequence ATGGCAGACGCATCGTACGACGTCATCGTGGTCGGGGCCGGCTTTGGGGGCAGCGCTTGCGCAGGCTTGCTGGCCAAGCGGGGTCTCAGGGTTTTACTGGTCGAGAAGAACGCGCGGGCTGGCGGCAAGGCGATGAGCATTTCCAAGAACGGTTTTACCTACACCGCATGGGTGGTCATCGGCGCCCCGGTGTTCGGAAATCTGTATGAGGCGGTGGCGAAAGAGCTTGGCGTCGAAGACCTGATGAAGCTGGTTGCTCCCGGGCATGCCGCCAGCATTTACAGGACTCCCTCAGGGAAATACGCCACGTTGCCGCACATGGACCCTGGGCAGATGGACCCCAACGTCGTCTTCGACTGGCTGGAGATCAAGCAAGAGGACCGGGATGCGGCCCTGAACTTCTTCGCGCAGTTGACCATGATGCCGCTCGACGAAATCAACAAACTCCACGACATCAGCTTTCAGGAGTGGCTCGGCCGTCAGAACATTCCACGCTCGCTGTACGCCTTCCTGATCAGCAACTGCTGTGACGGCATGTTCATGGTTCCGGTGGACCTGCTCGAGGCCGCCGAGGCCATCAAGAGCTTGCAGGACATGTTTCTCCGCCATGGTGGCATGTTTTGCCTGGGCGGCTTCGGCCACGTCGCCGAGGCCTACTGCGAGGCGGTGCGGCGCCACGGCGGCACCGTGCTCATGAAGGCCAAGACGGAGAAGATCGTTGTCGAGGGCGGCAAAGTCACCGGCGTGGTCACGAACCAGGGGACGTTCAAGGCGCCGATTGTCATCAGCAATGCCGGCCTGCAGCCGACCGTATTGAAACTGGTCGGCGAAGAACACTTCGGGCAGGACTACCTGAAACGCACCAAGAGTCTGGTGCCCTCATGGGCCTTGCTGGGGTACCGGTATTTCCTGCGCAAGAAGGTGACCGACGCGCCGTACGGCGTCGTGTTTTCGGGTACCAGCCCGTGGAGCCTCGAACGGCTGAACCAAGCGCACAAGGGCCAGGCGTCGCGGGAGGGCGTCGTGTATTTCGAGGTGCCGTCGAACTACGATCCCACGGCTGCGCCTGCGGGCAAGCAAATCCTTCTGACGGGTTCGTTCTGTCCGCCCAGTCCGCAGATGACGAGCGAGGAAATCGCGGCCTGGGCGAAGGCTGGCGAAGAGATCATCTTCAAAGCCCTTCCCGGATTGGAAGGTGCGATCGAAGACAAGGAGCTCTACACCCCGAAGGATGTTTCCAATCTCACGCGTGAGTCCGCACTTCCCGGCCACGGCGGCGAAACCATCGGTCTGGGACAGGTGGTGGGCCAGTGCGGTCCGCACAAGCCGTCCATCGAAGCGCCGGTGCGCGGCCTGTTCTTCGTCGGTTGTGATGCCGGCGGCACCGGGGTAGGGACGCAGCAGGCGATCGAGTCGGGGATGAACGTCGCCGACGCGGTGCTGCGCCATCACCAGGCGTCGAAAGCGGCGGCGTAG
- a CDS encoding PAS domain S-box protein: MISPDAPTTPPARVPLRVLLVEDSECDAELVLHELQHGGYEPTWERVDTAAALAEALERRRWDVILCDYVMPRFSAMAALSLLSKCNCDLPTIIVSGEVGEEVAAETMRAGAHDYVSKHRLTRLVPAVERELQEAEGRRARKRAEEALRESEDRYRDLVENSRDLLCTHDLEGRVLSINPAPARALGYEPEEALGRNLRDILAPEVRGLFVDYLTTVGRDGVAKGLMLVLTRTGERRVWEYHNTLRTDGVAAPIVRGMARDVTERVRAEAALRDGERHFRSLIENGMDLVAILSVDGVFRYVNPAHEQASGFKPEELVGKSAFDFIHPDDVPETRRRFAEGVQQGRTTGTAEYRFLHKNGSWHYVEGITRNLLDDPVVKGILVNARDIGERKRAEEEIRCLNAELERRLRQCTEKLEAAAKDRKALS; the protein is encoded by the coding sequence TTGATCTCACCTGACGCCCCCACTACTCCCCCTGCGCGGGTTCCGCTGCGGGTCCTCCTGGTGGAGGATTCGGAATGCGACGCCGAGCTCGTGCTCCACGAGCTGCAGCACGGCGGCTACGAGCCAACATGGGAACGCGTCGATACGGCGGCTGCCCTGGCGGAGGCGCTGGAACGGCGACGCTGGGATGTCATCCTCTGTGATTACGTCATGCCGCGGTTTTCTGCGATGGCGGCGCTCAGTCTGCTCAGCAAATGCAACTGCGATCTGCCCACCATCATCGTTTCCGGCGAGGTGGGTGAAGAGGTTGCCGCCGAAACGATGAGAGCCGGCGCCCATGACTACGTCAGCAAGCACCGACTGACGCGGCTGGTTCCCGCCGTCGAGCGGGAACTCCAGGAGGCCGAAGGACGACGGGCGCGCAAGCGCGCAGAAGAGGCACTGCGGGAAAGCGAGGATCGGTACCGCGATCTGGTCGAAAACAGCCGGGATCTTCTTTGCACGCACGACCTGGAGGGCCGTGTTCTGTCGATAAATCCCGCCCCCGCAAGAGCCCTGGGGTACGAACCGGAGGAGGCCTTGGGGAGAAACCTCCGAGACATTTTGGCACCCGAGGTCCGTGGGCTGTTCGTCGACTATCTGACGACGGTAGGCCGCGACGGCGTCGCCAAGGGGCTGATGCTGGTTCTGACGAGGACGGGTGAGAGGCGGGTCTGGGAATATCACAACACCCTCCGCACCGATGGAGTTGCGGCTCCGATCGTCCGGGGCATGGCACGCGACGTCACCGAGCGCGTGCGCGCCGAGGCGGCGCTGCGCGACGGCGAGCGGCATTTTCGATCGCTGATCGAAAACGGCATGGACTTGGTTGCAATCCTCAGCGTCGATGGTGTCTTCCGCTACGTCAACCCCGCTCACGAACAGGCGTCGGGATTCAAACCCGAAGAACTCGTCGGCAAGAGCGCCTTCGATTTCATTCATCCGGACGATGTACCGGAAACGCGCCGCAGGTTCGCCGAGGGTGTCCAGCAGGGCCGCACGACGGGGACTGCCGAATACCGGTTTCTGCACAAAAACGGTTCGTGGCACTACGTCGAAGGTATCACCAGGAACCTGTTAGACGACCCCGTGGTCAAAGGAATCCTCGTCAACGCTCGGGATATCGGCGAGCGCAAGCGGGCAGAGGAAGAGATCCGGTGCCTGAATGCAGAACTGGAACGGCGGCTGCGCCAGTGCACCGAGAAGCTCGAAGCTGCCGCCAAGGATCGGAAAGCTCTGAGCTAG
- a CDS encoding sugar-transfer associated ATP-grasp domain-containing protein, producing the protein MDSLIERLRRVRREVLGLNRRNQEFLAPLNPPRLIGLVDHKVHTKEVLRRHGLPVPDTFGCYTHQRELGLLAREAERRAEFVLKPARGAGGEGVVVIAGRADGRLVKASGSSLRLMDLVAHAADIIAGAFSLSQARDEAILEYRLAPEPALGAFSPGGIPDIRILVVRGVPVMAMLRLPTRISDGRANLHVGGVGVGLDLHSGRAVHAIWRDRPIVVHPDTQQPFSGLRVPAWDEILLFAAQSYDAIPLGYFGIDIVIDVKLGPSILELNARPGLSIQLATRRGLRRILQELKARDTEKLAAKDRVKVGLEVAMREA; encoded by the coding sequence ATGGACTCCCTGATCGAACGCCTGCGGCGCGTGCGGCGGGAGGTGCTTGGCTTGAACCGTCGCAACCAGGAATTCCTGGCGCCGCTCAACCCTCCGCGTTTGATCGGGCTGGTGGACCATAAGGTGCACACCAAGGAGGTGCTGCGGCGGCACGGCCTGCCGGTGCCGGATACCTTCGGGTGCTACACGCACCAGCGCGAGCTGGGACTGTTGGCACGTGAGGCCGAACGCCGAGCCGAATTCGTTCTGAAACCGGCGCGCGGCGCCGGTGGAGAGGGCGTGGTGGTGATCGCCGGTCGGGCCGATGGCCGCCTGGTGAAGGCCAGCGGGTCGAGCCTGAGATTGATGGACCTGGTGGCGCATGCGGCGGACATCATTGCGGGCGCCTTCTCGCTGAGTCAGGCGCGTGACGAGGCGATCCTCGAATACCGCTTGGCGCCGGAGCCGGCGTTGGGAGCCTTCAGCCCCGGGGGCATTCCGGACATTCGCATCCTGGTGGTGCGTGGCGTGCCGGTGATGGCCATGCTGCGACTGCCCACACGAATATCGGACGGGCGTGCCAACCTGCATGTCGGCGGCGTCGGAGTGGGGCTCGATTTGCACAGTGGCAGGGCGGTGCACGCCATTTGGCGGGACCGTCCGATTGTGGTCCATCCCGATACCCAACAGCCGTTCTCCGGATTGCGCGTGCCCGCGTGGGACGAGATCCTCCTGTTCGCGGCGCAGAGCTACGATGCCATTCCGCTCGGCTACTTCGGCATCGATATCGTCATCGATGTCAAGCTGGGCCCCTCGATCCTCGAACTCAACGCTCGTCCGGGCCTGAGCATACAGCTCGCCACCCGCCGCGGACTGCGTCGGATACTCCAGGAGTTGAAGGCGCGGGATACGGAGAAGCTGGCTGCGAAGGATCGAGTCAAAGTGGGGCTGGAGGTCGCGATGCGTGAGGCGTAA
- a CDS encoding alpha/beta fold hydrolase has protein sequence MKIPADIAQIYEAWARRGRFVTIQEGHPIFCVQEGQGPDLLLVHGFPSTSHDFAAALPLLTPHFRVTTFDHLGFGFSDKPAGAVSYSLLDQARRAGEVARMLGVGRAPLNGGLDILGRIARYNLERTQVPIRIIWGDQDPIAVIEIGRRLAELSGGPLTVLEGVGHYPQMEAPEAWATAVIRDTQP, from the coding sequence ATGAAGATTCCCGCTGATATCGCCCAGATCTACGAGGCGTGGGCCCGCCGTGGTCGCTTCGTGACGATTCAAGAGGGCCACCCTATCTTTTGCGTGCAAGAGGGGCAGGGGCCCGATCTGCTCCTGGTGCACGGCTTTCCCTCCACCAGCCACGACTTCGCCGCGGCGCTGCCGTTGCTCACGCCGCACTTCCGCGTCACCACCTTCGATCATCTTGGTTTCGGGTTCTCCGATAAGCCTGCGGGTGCGGTGTCATATTCGTTGCTGGACCAGGCGCGGCGAGCTGGTGAGGTGGCGCGCATGCTGGGCGTGGGGCGCGCGCCGCTCAATGGCGGTCTCGACATCCTCGGACGCATCGCCCGTTACAATCTCGAACGGACGCAGGTTCCCATCCGTATCATCTGGGGGGATCAAGATCCGATCGCGGTGATCGAGATCGGCCGGCGACTGGCTGAACTCTCCGGAGGCCCACTCACCGTACTCGAGGGCGTCGGCCATTATCCGCAGATGGAAGCACCGGAAGCCTGGGCGACCGCCGTGATTCGCGACACTCAGCCGTAA
- a CDS encoding response regulator codes for MANNGREALAILEEEEFDLVLMDAQMPEMDGFEATAAIREREEATGRHIPIIAMTALAMKGDDKRCLQAGMDGYVAKPIQARSLFALIESPLPPPARSQADQRSVTAHTSPHSY; via the coding sequence GTGGCCAACAACGGCCGCGAGGCATTGGCCATTCTCGAAGAGGAAGAGTTCGACCTCGTACTGATGGATGCGCAGATGCCGGAGATGGACGGCTTCGAAGCGACGGCGGCGATCCGTGAGCGCGAGGAGGCCACCGGGCGCCACATCCCAATCATCGCCATGACCGCGCTGGCGATGAAGGGCGACGACAAGCGCTGCCTGCAAGCGGGGATGGACGGATATGTCGCCAAGCCGATTCAGGCGAGAAGCCTGTTCGCCCTCATCGAATCCCCGCTTCCACCGCCGGCACGCAGCCAGGCCGATCAGCGATCGGTAACCGCGCACACATCGCCGCACAGTTATTGA
- a CDS encoding 7TM domain-containing protein, with translation MRFVHVLALLLPVWVAVAQGVPESTRGTEVFTGGAEVLPPREKPDKPVTTYWRVRLSLKMTDARPGAHLQVLLPLSDAHQQILGRSVEMDGFSYREQPEQPNLWGYWVRTAASADPTQIEYDVNVALTDTARTIPPLPLAEYSAPEAEDAYLQPSRMVQSGDPEFRRRARDLIKGARTVEDATWALFQYTAAFVRIGPGEAQEDALTVLRQERGSSGGKARLLTALLRSIGVPARVVGGLKLEDATKKRATISWVEAYFEGNWVPLDPSGGYFSWLPNHYLALYRDDLPLIVHSAGLPLDYDFFIHRTSREAIARHPEPALSGAGRVETQVGSERVRTAASYVERPVASVVVIADQSVPDAVSDRMLREAQAEQIDLVVLHAHFESRYFREQYLQRLVDNNLALIRKAHVLLIATHDDAGLYALMTLGEKNLSLGDMRIVISGKFPQAVGKVLGAVLYRLVSAGEVVLVNQPSEILGLWEMVRANVIDGVPMVEEARKWELEPLVLNQSVLDDLGLWRNRVVGAWARAVRAQVPLQALNLILVLPVIAAIIVVARTVVGVETFGTFSPVIVSLAFLTTGLRWGAAIFAVIVGVGALVRVLLQRVRLQLVARLAILIAVVAGVMAALTVIGASFGIGALMNVSIFPMVIMSNVIENFSTSQAEFGTREAIRLTINTVGLAAVCYLAIDTTGLQSLLLAFPELLIGSIAIDIILGKWRGLRLLEYLRFFDLTRRSDRWTP, from the coding sequence ATGCGCTTCGTCCACGTGCTCGCGTTGCTGCTGCCGGTTTGGGTGGCGGTGGCGCAGGGGGTGCCTGAATCGACGCGTGGTACTGAGGTGTTTACTGGTGGCGCCGAGGTCCTGCCGCCGCGTGAGAAACCCGACAAACCGGTGACCACATACTGGCGGGTACGACTGTCTCTCAAAATGACCGACGCGCGGCCAGGGGCTCACCTCCAGGTCTTGCTCCCGCTGTCGGACGCCCACCAACAGATCCTCGGCCGGTCGGTGGAGATGGACGGGTTCAGCTACCGCGAGCAACCCGAACAGCCCAATTTGTGGGGGTATTGGGTGCGCACGGCAGCGTCGGCTGACCCGACGCAGATCGAGTACGACGTGAACGTGGCCTTGACCGATACGGCGCGCACGATCCCGCCCCTGCCACTGGCGGAGTACAGCGCGCCGGAGGCTGAGGACGCATACTTGCAGCCGTCACGGATGGTGCAGAGCGGTGATCCGGAGTTCCGCCGCCGGGCGCGTGACTTGATCAAAGGAGCACGCACCGTCGAAGATGCGACCTGGGCGCTCTTTCAATACACTGCGGCCTTCGTTCGGATCGGCCCTGGGGAGGCCCAGGAGGATGCCCTGACGGTGCTGCGACAGGAGCGAGGGAGCAGCGGGGGCAAGGCCCGGTTGCTCACGGCGCTTCTGCGTAGCATCGGTGTGCCGGCCCGCGTGGTTGGGGGACTGAAACTGGAGGACGCGACCAAGAAGCGGGCGACGATCTCGTGGGTGGAAGCCTATTTCGAAGGGAACTGGGTACCGCTTGATCCCAGCGGCGGGTACTTCAGCTGGCTGCCGAATCACTACCTGGCGTTGTACCGCGACGACTTGCCGTTGATCGTGCACTCGGCGGGCTTACCTCTCGATTACGATTTTTTCATCCATCGCACCAGCCGTGAGGCGATTGCACGGCACCCCGAGCCCGCCCTGAGCGGAGCCGGGCGCGTGGAGACGCAGGTGGGTAGCGAGCGGGTGCGCACGGCGGCGAGTTACGTGGAACGGCCGGTTGCCTCGGTCGTGGTCATCGCCGATCAGAGCGTGCCCGACGCAGTCAGCGACCGCATGCTGCGAGAAGCACAGGCGGAGCAGATCGACCTGGTGGTCCTGCACGCCCACTTCGAGTCACGCTATTTTCGAGAGCAGTACCTGCAGCGTCTGGTGGACAACAATCTCGCGCTCATTCGCAAGGCGCATGTCCTGCTGATCGCCACGCATGACGACGCAGGACTGTATGCGTTGATGACCCTGGGGGAGAAGAACCTGTCCCTGGGCGACATGCGGATCGTGATCTCGGGCAAGTTTCCGCAAGCGGTGGGCAAAGTCCTGGGAGCGGTGTTGTATCGCTTGGTGTCGGCCGGCGAGGTCGTCCTGGTGAACCAGCCTTCCGAGATCTTGGGGTTGTGGGAAATGGTGCGCGCCAACGTCATCGACGGCGTGCCGATGGTGGAGGAGGCACGCAAGTGGGAGCTGGAACCACTGGTGCTGAACCAGAGCGTGTTGGACGACTTAGGTCTGTGGCGGAACCGAGTGGTTGGTGCCTGGGCTCGGGCGGTGCGGGCACAGGTGCCGTTGCAGGCCCTGAACCTGATCCTCGTGCTCCCGGTAATTGCCGCCATCATCGTCGTGGCCCGCACGGTGGTCGGCGTGGAGACTTTCGGCACGTTTTCCCCGGTCATCGTCTCGCTGGCCTTTCTCACCACCGGATTGCGCTGGGGTGCCGCCATCTTTGCGGTGATCGTCGGGGTCGGCGCGTTGGTCCGCGTGCTACTGCAACGGGTTCGACTGCAGTTGGTTGCCCGCCTGGCGATCTTAATCGCCGTGGTGGCCGGCGTGATGGCGGCGCTGACGGTGATCGGCGCATCCTTTGGGATTGGTGCCTTGATGAACGTCAGCATCTTTCCCATGGTGATCATGTCGAACGTGATCGAGAACTTCTCGACGTCGCAGGCCGAGTTCGGTACCCGCGAGGCCATACGCTTGACCATCAACACCGTCGGCCTGGCCGCGGTCTGCTACCTGGCGATCGACACGACGGGTCTGCAGTCGCTGCTGCTGGCTTTTCCGGAATTGCTGATCGGTTCCATCGCCATCGACATCATCCTGGGGAAGTGGCGCGGTTTGCGGCTGCTGGAGTACCTGCGATTCTTTGATCTGACGCGGCGCTCTGACCGATGGACTCCCTGA
- a CDS encoding RNA-binding protein produces MGKKLYVGNLGFDVTSKDLEELFAGAGQCESVAVITDRATGQSRGFGFVEMASNADAQKAIQQFDGQEFKGRALKVNEAREREGGGGRGPGGGGGGGRRGGWERRY; encoded by the coding sequence ATGGGGAAAAAACTGTACGTCGGCAACTTGGGATTCGACGTGACCAGTAAAGACCTTGAAGAGCTGTTCGCTGGCGCCGGCCAGTGCGAGTCGGTGGCTGTCATCACCGATCGTGCCACGGGACAGTCCCGCGGCTTCGGCTTCGTGGAAATGGCCTCCAATGCCGATGCCCAGAAGGCGATTCAGCAGTTCGACGGCCAGGAGTTCAAGGGCCGCGCCCTCAAGGTGAACGAGGCGCGCGAGCGTGAAGGCGGTGGTGGCCGCGGTCCGGGTGGTGGCGGCGGTGGTGGTAGGCGCGGCGGCTGGGAACGCCGTTACTAG
- a CDS encoding FAD-binding oxidoreductase, with protein MRKTIPRGGVRISSAWAGNGTVLHSRWGIGSMPVAGDSNGRTNDYLEISPWVVRPADLQEPLRTDITADVAIIGGGYTGLTTALALKRAGVDAVILERDFAGGGASGRNAGHLTPTIGKDLPTLLMLFGKTRSARLVKFADESVHIVEELIRQHRIDCDYRPSGNIMAAVHPKQEARLRRAAEVAAHIGAHVRFVDRAEMRARGVPPAFLSGALEESGGTLDPGKYVMGLRRGALDAGIKLYEQTAVHEIIEAPRPRLRTGGGVVTAGTLVLATNAYTVGLGRFRHTIYPLYDTLFETEPLSAAQRDVIGWKGREGIYTAHESLESYHLTTRGTIVGGSKGVRYHYGSALLGGRDQPTLGILEQAFRDRFPQLSDVKMAHFWGGWIDMTMHFLPTLGCTGRHRNIYYALGYNGHGVAAASAMGPPLADLILGRKHEHVDLFTKFVPPLPPEPFRWLLIKGALSAFNYLDGRIDRKIRMQRM; from the coding sequence GTGCGCAAGACGATCCCGCGCGGCGGGGTGCGGATTAGTTCCGCTTGGGCCGGAAACGGCACCGTGCTACACAGCCGCTGGGGCATCGGGAGTATGCCGGTAGCAGGGGACAGCAACGGCCGAACGAACGACTACCTGGAGATCAGCCCGTGGGTGGTGCGCCCCGCGGATCTGCAGGAGCCTCTACGCACGGACATCACGGCCGACGTCGCGATCATCGGTGGCGGGTACACCGGACTGACGACGGCCCTGGCGCTCAAGCGCGCCGGTGTCGATGCCGTCATATTGGAGCGGGACTTTGCCGGAGGCGGCGCCAGTGGGCGCAATGCCGGGCATCTCACGCCGACGATCGGGAAGGACCTTCCCACCCTATTGATGCTCTTCGGCAAGACGCGCTCGGCTCGACTGGTGAAGTTCGCCGACGAGTCGGTGCATATCGTCGAGGAGCTGATCCGACAGCATCGCATCGACTGCGATTATCGGCCGTCCGGAAACATCATGGCCGCCGTCCACCCGAAACAGGAGGCTAGACTGCGCCGGGCGGCGGAGGTAGCGGCGCACATCGGCGCGCATGTTCGGTTTGTCGACCGCGCGGAGATGCGTGCCCGTGGCGTGCCGCCCGCATTCTTGTCCGGCGCGCTGGAAGAATCCGGGGGCACGCTCGATCCGGGCAAGTACGTGATGGGCCTGCGCCGCGGCGCGTTGGATGCCGGAATCAAGCTGTATGAACAGACGGCGGTGCACGAAATCATCGAGGCACCCAGACCGCGCCTTCGCACCGGCGGGGGTGTGGTCACAGCCGGCACGTTGGTGCTGGCAACGAATGCCTACACCGTCGGGTTGGGTCGCTTCCGACACACCATCTATCCACTCTACGACACGTTGTTCGAAACGGAGCCGTTGAGCGCGGCGCAACGCGACGTCATCGGTTGGAAAGGACGAGAGGGAATCTACACCGCCCACGAGAGCTTGGAGAGCTATCATCTGACCACCCGCGGAACCATCGTGGGCGGGTCGAAGGGCGTTCGCTACCACTATGGCAGCGCGCTGCTTGGTGGCAGGGATCAGCCGACGCTCGGCATATTGGAGCAGGCCTTTCGCGACCGCTTTCCGCAGCTGTCGGACGTGAAGATGGCGCACTTCTGGGGTGGCTGGATCGACATGACGATGCACTTCCTGCCCACGCTCGGGTGCACGGGCAGGCACCGCAACATCTACTACGCGCTCGGCTACAACGGACACGGCGTAGCCGCGGCCAGCGCCATGGGTCCGCCGCTCGCGGATCTCATCCTCGGACGGAAGCACGAGCACGTCGATCTCTTCACCAAGTTCGTCCCACCGCTGCCGCCGGAGCCATTCCGCTGGCTGCTGATCAAGGGGGCACTGAGCGCGTTCAACTATCTAGATGGCCGCATCGACCGCAAGATTCGCATGCAGCGGATGTAA
- the msrA gene encoding peptide-methionine (S)-S-oxide reductase MsrA — MSIREWTARMLTPEGALPGRPQRMPAAAKHFVLGTPMEAPFAGMSMALFGMGCFWGAERKFWTTKGVYTTAVGYAGGYTPNPTYREVCSERTGHAEVVRVVFDPHVVSYEALLKVFWENHNSTQGMRQGNDVGTQYRSAIYYYDDTQRHAAEASRAAYQKALTAAGHGRITTEIGEAPEFYYAEEYHQQYLAKNPAGYCGLGGIGVSCPVGLASAQDDPARRGAD, encoded by the coding sequence ATGTCGATCAGGGAATGGACGGCGAGAATGCTTACGCCCGAAGGGGCGCTGCCGGGACGGCCGCAGCGGATGCCGGCTGCCGCGAAACACTTCGTCCTCGGCACGCCGATGGAAGCGCCCTTCGCCGGCATGTCGATGGCCCTCTTCGGCATGGGATGCTTCTGGGGAGCGGAACGGAAGTTCTGGACAACGAAAGGTGTGTACACCACGGCGGTCGGATACGCCGGGGGCTACACACCGAATCCGACCTACCGCGAAGTCTGCAGCGAGCGCACGGGACACGCCGAGGTGGTACGCGTTGTCTTCGATCCGCACGTGGTGAGCTACGAGGCGCTGCTGAAGGTGTTCTGGGAAAATCACAACTCGACCCAGGGCATGCGCCAGGGTAACGACGTCGGCACGCAATATCGTTCTGCGATCTACTACTACGACGACACGCAACGGCACGCCGCCGAAGCGTCGCGCGCCGCTTACCAGAAAGCCCTCACCGCCGCCGGCCACGGCCGGATCACGACCGAGATCGGCGAGGCGCCGGAGTTCTACTACGCCGAGGAGTACCACCAGCAGTACCTGGCGAAGAACCCTGCCGGCTACTGTGGCCTCGGTGGCATCGGCGTAAGCTGTCCCGTCGGGCTCGCAAGTGCGCAAGACGATCCCGCGCGGCGGGGTGCGGATTAG